From Sulfurovum xiamenensis, a single genomic window includes:
- a CDS encoding DoxX family protein, whose product MKDFMSEVAVLFSYPKNLIILAIRLILSYGFATPALLKINNLEDTVTWFDSMSIPLPFLSTYLVSSIETIGIILLFLGLFTRYISILLSCVMVGAIFFVHIENGFSVADNGFEIPLYYLLFLVFLATFGAGKYSLDRVLFKDAR is encoded by the coding sequence ATGAAAGATTTTATGAGTGAGGTCGCTGTTCTTTTTTCTTATCCTAAAAATCTCATTATATTAGCCATTAGACTGATCTTGTCCTACGGATTTGCCACACCGGCTTTACTTAAGATCAATAACCTGGAAGATACGGTAACATGGTTTGACAGTATGTCTATACCTCTACCCTTTTTATCGACCTATCTCGTTTCAAGCATTGAAACCATAGGTATTATCCTTTTGTTTTTAGGACTTTTTACCCGTTATATCTCTATTTTACTTTCGTGTGTGATGGTGGGTGCCATATTTTTCGTCCATATAGAAAATGGTTTTTCTGTTGCAGATAATGGATTCGAAATACCACTTTACTATCTACTTTTTCTTGTCTTCCTTGCCACTTTTGGTGCAGGCAAATATAGTTTAGACAGAGTTTTGTTTAAGGATGCCAGATGA
- a CDS encoding FMN-binding glutamate synthase family protein, with the protein MTKENLFSYFPLFSSDWGVFIKLLLIILILVLINIAIYDRFIQRKNQLLINFPLIGRMRYLFYMLRNPMRQYFGDETFYDSFEKIDWINKVSHGENPYLSFSPSNPYGNQKSLFRHANFVNELHEVQAEFSVRFGENRKIPFESKSIIGRSAMSDGAVSPEGTRAYARGAFNGQFPINTGEGGLTSNFLATLNLKDCENSYLEMKEGTWFAKSIYRIMRFFTNREVSQRLYRHMVVRQKDRGSFIFDRTRLVYFRINWHSPLESFPESISEGIPDITFQMGSGLYGVRDEEGNFSDDLYQKVMRFCRMTEVKLAQGAKQTGGKLLATKVSDDIAYYRGVPAHKDLVSPNRFPYATDMETFFDFIERLQKLSDKPVGFKIVISSRENFETYAKALKNRVSEGKDIADFITIDGGDGGSATAPLEMMSKIGLPIREALLIVNQVLNEYELREHIKIIASEKVLTPDDVVDLLCHGADFINIARGFMIAAGCIRARECSGANGRDCPVGLNTMNEAKRSKYLVIEKSKHIAFYHHQLLHGVRTLLAVMGKRHIDELSMDDVILRSIKKETNQPYCSTKV; encoded by the coding sequence ATGACTAAAGAAAATCTATTCTCCTATTTTCCTCTTTTTTCTTCAGATTGGGGTGTGTTCATTAAACTATTACTCATTATATTGATACTGGTGCTTATCAATATCGCAATTTATGATAGATTTATACAAAGAAAAAACCAACTTCTGATTAATTTTCCTCTTATAGGACGTATGAGATATCTTTTTTATATGTTACGGAACCCAATGCGTCAATATTTTGGTGATGAGACATTTTATGATTCTTTTGAAAAAATTGATTGGATCAATAAAGTGTCACATGGAGAAAACCCTTATTTGTCCTTTTCCCCTTCAAATCCTTACGGTAATCAAAAATCACTTTTTAGACATGCCAATTTTGTCAATGAACTGCATGAAGTACAAGCTGAGTTTTCCGTACGATTTGGTGAAAATAGAAAAATACCCTTTGAAAGTAAAAGTATCATAGGCAGATCAGCTATGAGTGATGGGGCGGTATCACCGGAGGGAACACGCGCTTATGCTCGTGGTGCTTTTAATGGACAGTTTCCTATCAATACGGGGGAGGGCGGTTTGACCTCTAACTTCCTTGCAACACTCAACCTCAAGGATTGTGAAAATTCTTATCTTGAGATGAAAGAGGGAACATGGTTCGCCAAGTCTATCTATAGAATAATGAGATTCTTTACCAATAGAGAAGTGTCTCAACGCCTTTATAGACATATGGTCGTACGACAAAAAGATAGAGGGTCTTTTATATTTGATAGAACCAGATTGGTCTATTTTCGCATTAATTGGCATAGTCCCTTAGAGTCATTTCCCGAATCCATATCCGAAGGTATACCGGATATTACGTTCCAGATGGGAAGCGGCCTGTATGGTGTAAGAGATGAGGAGGGGAATTTCAGTGATGACCTTTACCAAAAAGTGATGCGTTTCTGTCGTATGACCGAAGTAAAACTGGCACAGGGGGCAAAACAGACAGGAGGTAAGCTTCTTGCAACGAAGGTCAGTGATGATATTGCTTACTATAGAGGTGTTCCTGCCCATAAAGACCTGGTAAGCCCTAACCGTTTTCCTTATGCTACCGATATGGAGACATTTTTTGACTTTATTGAACGCTTACAGAAGTTATCCGATAAACCAGTAGGTTTTAAGATCGTTATCTCATCACGAGAGAATTTTGAGACCTATGCGAAAGCGCTGAAAAACAGAGTCTCAGAGGGGAAAGATATTGCTGATTTTATTACGATTGATGGTGGGGATGGTGGTTCAGCAACTGCACCGTTGGAGATGATGAGTAAAATAGGTCTACCGATACGTGAAGCACTCCTTATAGTCAATCAAGTGCTCAACGAGTATGAACTCAGAGAGCATATTAAGATCATAGCGAGTGAGAAGGTACTGACACCTGATGATGTCGTTGATCTGCTTTGTCATGGTGCTGATTTTATCAATATTGCCAGAGGTTTTATGATCGCAGCAGGTTGTATACGTGCGAGAGAGTGTAGTGGTGCAAACGGTAGAGACTGTCCTGTCGGGCTTAATACCATGAATGAAGCCAAAAGAAGTAAATATCTTGTCATTGAAAAATCAAAGCACATCGCATTCTATCATCATCAACTCCTTCATGGTGTACGTACACTGCTTGCCGTAATGGGTAAGAGACACATCGATGAGCTCAGTATGGATGATGTTATACTGCGTTCTATCAAAAAAGAGACGAATCAACCCTACTGTTCAACTAAAGTATAA
- a CDS encoding ferritin-like domain-containing protein — protein sequence MNKNTIKDRRSFLTKMLVAGASGVTLLSSSAYAKKETTDTTVVLTEDQKDMLFYIYQEEKVARDVYITLGNIYTDENTFASIQVSEQRHMDSARELCEKYGVDTSGVDEDAVGSFVLPVLQELYDTCVSEGEETLLDALKIGELIEYTDIEDLEHAAEGMPEDVVSVFESLKEGSLSHLDAFQAAIERV from the coding sequence ATGAATAAGAATACTATTAAAGATAGAAGAAGTTTTTTAACTAAAATGTTGGTTGCAGGTGCAAGTGGTGTAACATTACTTTCATCTTCAGCTTATGCAAAAAAAGAGACTACGGATACTACTGTTGTATTGACTGAAGATCAAAAAGATATGCTCTTCTATATATACCAGGAAGAAAAGGTCGCTAGAGATGTATATATTACTTTAGGTAATATCTATACAGATGAAAATACTTTTGCCTCGATTCAGGTATCAGAACAGAGACATATGGATTCGGCAAGAGAACTTTGTGAAAAATATGGTGTGGATACTTCAGGTGTAGATGAAGATGCTGTAGGAAGCTTTGTATTGCCTGTACTGCAAGAGCTCTATGATACCTGTGTGAGTGAAGGTGAAGAAACACTTCTTGACGCACTCAAAATAGGCGAATTAATCGAATATACTGACATAGAAGATCTGGAACATGCGGCTGAAGGTATGCCAGAAGATGTAGTCTCTGTATTTGAAAGCCTTAAAGAAGGTAGTTTAAGTCACCTTGATGCATTTCAGGCAGCGATTGAAAGAGTATAA
- a CDS encoding sensor histidine kinase yields the protein MKASTKSVIIFMVVYLGSLSILATWVGYLYYIDRKNALIEKMHLEMRYKARSINAQLEYYHMNKSEQFTFYEEGYDIALYDNERELLASTFMDDIDFSKLFYADDDEYYLVETLYKEYLDVKYIVIKKPLDVQQLNEILEEITLIAFYGFIFILFVALLLAKIMLSPIKRSIASLTKFMKDATHEMNTPISTILMSYEHMDKHNLDAKQIRSLDRIDIATKTLSSLYRDLSFASFHDYIEYEDTPIDVKEVILERIKYMDTLIQFKGLKVSTALQPKTIYMDQRKLILLIDNLLSNAIKFSKKNGEIEVSLTENYFSVKDNGIGISKEDQKSIFDRFKSTNSLHGGFGVGLDIVNQICKEYHIKIELESEPKKGSTFRLVWPEQKFNK from the coding sequence ATGAAGGCTAGTACCAAAAGTGTCATTATTTTCATGGTGGTCTACCTGGGGTCACTCAGTATTTTAGCCACATGGGTGGGGTATCTTTATTATATAGACCGTAAGAATGCTTTGATCGAGAAGATGCATTTGGAAATGCGATACAAAGCGAGAAGTATCAATGCACAGTTGGAATACTACCATATGAACAAAAGTGAGCAATTCACTTTTTATGAAGAGGGGTATGACATCGCACTCTATGATAACGAAAGAGAACTCCTCGCTTCCACATTCATGGATGATATTGATTTTTCCAAACTCTTCTATGCCGATGATGACGAATACTATCTTGTAGAGACACTCTACAAAGAGTATCTTGATGTTAAATACATAGTGATCAAGAAACCTCTTGATGTACAACAGTTAAATGAGATCCTTGAAGAGATCACTCTCATAGCTTTTTATGGATTTATTTTTATACTTTTTGTCGCACTTCTCTTGGCCAAGATCATGTTATCTCCCATCAAAAGATCCATCGCCTCTCTCACCAAATTCATGAAAGATGCCACCCATGAGATGAATACTCCCATCAGTACGATACTCATGAGCTATGAACATATGGACAAACACAATCTCGATGCAAAACAGATTCGCTCACTTGATCGTATAGATATCGCAACCAAAACCCTCTCCAGTCTTTACCGAGACCTCTCTTTTGCTTCTTTTCATGACTATATAGAGTATGAAGACACACCAATAGATGTCAAAGAGGTGATCCTTGAAAGAATCAAGTATATGGATACACTCATACAGTTTAAAGGGCTAAAGGTCAGCACTGCATTACAACCCAAGACGATCTATATGGATCAACGAAAACTTATCTTGCTTATAGACAACCTTCTCTCAAATGCGATAAAGTTCTCTAAAAAAAACGGTGAGATCGAAGTAAGTTTGACTGAGAACTATTTCTCTGTAAAAGATAATGGCATCGGTATTTCAAAAGAAGATCAAAAAAGTATCTTTGATCGTTTTAAATCCACGAACAGTTTACATGGCGGATTTGGTGTGGGATTGGATATAGTGAATCAGATCTGTAAAGAGTATCATATAAAGATCGAACTGGAGTCAGAGCCTAAAAAAGGGAGTACATTTAGACTGGTATGGCCAGAACAAAAATTTAATAAATAA
- a CDS encoding response regulator transcription factor gives MKILLLEDDIGLADIMSEYLEDNDFELDLVYDGEEALNRAYETQYDLYIFDVNVPAIKGFDLLKTLRDNGDATPTIFVTSLNDIEDVSQGFESGADDYLKKPFELTELLLRIKNIQKRSFAQKRSNMIQIDKDITFDIDTELLHTGGESVSLPQKELKLLKHFLKHPNEVVTFESLYDVLWDYDETASAESLRAHIKNLRKHLTKDMIQNLRGLGYRFEMETSD, from the coding sequence ATGAAAATTTTATTATTGGAAGACGATATAGGTTTGGCCGATATCATGTCAGAGTATCTTGAAGACAATGATTTTGAGCTAGACCTTGTCTATGATGGGGAAGAAGCACTGAATAGAGCCTATGAGACACAGTATGACCTCTATATCTTCGATGTCAATGTGCCTGCGATCAAAGGTTTTGATCTATTGAAAACACTGCGAGACAATGGTGATGCCACCCCTACGATATTTGTCACATCTCTCAATGACATAGAGGATGTATCACAAGGCTTTGAAAGCGGTGCAGATGATTACCTCAAAAAACCTTTCGAACTTACCGAACTTCTTTTACGTATTAAAAACATCCAGAAGCGTTCTTTTGCACAAAAACGTTCTAACATGATACAGATAGATAAAGATATCACTTTTGATATAGATACAGAATTACTCCATACAGGTGGAGAGAGTGTTTCTCTGCCGCAAAAAGAACTTAAACTGCTTAAACACTTTTTGAAACATCCCAATGAGGTCGTCACATTTGAAAGTCTGTATGATGTACTTTGGGACTATGATGAAACAGCCTCAGCTGAATCTCTAAGGGCACATATAAAAAATCTTAGAAAACACCTGACCAAAGATATGATACAGAACCTTAGAGGTCTTGGTTACAGGTTTGAAATGGAAACTTCAGACTGA
- a CDS encoding c-type cytochrome, giving the protein MNFIKIGVSLLTVSILSASPAQNAYVQKCASCHGVNGDMKAMGTSKAIKEMSVEEIEKALINYASGERKAMPFVQNLKKDFVNKHSNEELHELATYIHDLNM; this is encoded by the coding sequence ATGAACTTCATAAAAATTGGCGTATCACTTTTAACAGTGAGTATTCTTTCTGCCTCACCTGCACAGAATGCTTATGTGCAAAAATGTGCGAGCTGTCACGGTGTAAATGGTGATATGAAAGCCATGGGAACCTCTAAAGCGATAAAAGAGATGTCGGTCGAAGAGATAGAAAAAGCACTTATAAACTACGCGTCAGGAGAAAGAAAAGCAATGCCTTTTGTGCAAAATTTAAAAAAAGATTTTGTCAATAAACACTCTAATGAAGAACTTCATGAGCTTGCTACCTATATTCATGATCTGAATATGTAG
- a CDS encoding choice-of-anchor F family protein — protein sequence MKKNYKNKILGMSVAAAMLLSSNVYAGKIIGVDAGTPHTLTEPLPTQYGFGGWNLGNVDVRMVNAETGEATGLTFNESNGTYDIMTYGDSFRSDITETNGGTVMGILKGKDWPVGEPAGIKVVNDDAGTAQSGKSPNCIMTTSYLDEVDSGTGESGYLDIYDKNPDGIAVPTVCSSPFQSHKRFKINMQPASVFAFDEFTRYGKPIDLVFNLDTEDNSTAARRYQVFSKINNYTDMRLDGYMIELLDENGTKVTADNKIKFSLDISTKESDESGYEAVFAHGLWGPKDTKHEPPHFETDGFFSSVRAGFVQEGNDTQELIGGPDTLGSNYVDLFGIWLPSKWVPYGIFWDDDNDPTTDAELVAFWGTTPVEANDPNAVPAWHKGQADGWAEPSAEELLTWMADPLYSLGKIEDTLNLGPNYVVEVGQNSTIGKTFTIRITPRVAPDANQTAPSYIDANGDYIMPPTDYNGTVAKLVISPAPEFTIGADLSVGVADTNVTGASPDVNDTIVVVITADSGDEENLTLTETDVNSSIFVGSIGTDANSVTADGTVNVVNGTVVTATYGALTATTTATDGTTVTPPPSDDLNPSSGGGGCTYNPNSKNFDMMFLVMMALGLLYPFRRRFIK from the coding sequence ATGAAAAAAAACTATAAAAATAAAATTTTAGGTATGAGTGTAGCGGCAGCAATGTTACTTAGTAGTAATGTATATGCAGGTAAGATTATTGGAGTCGATGCAGGTACACCGCATACTCTTACTGAACCACTTCCAACGCAGTATGGTTTTGGTGGATGGAATTTAGGTAATGTTGACGTGAGAATGGTTAATGCGGAGACTGGTGAGGCGACGGGGTTAACCTTTAATGAGTCGAATGGAACATATGATATTATGACTTATGGTGATTCTTTTCGCTCTGATATTACCGAAACAAATGGTGGTACAGTCATGGGAATACTGAAAGGAAAAGATTGGCCAGTCGGTGAACCTGCAGGTATCAAGGTAGTCAATGATGATGCTGGGACTGCTCAGAGTGGAAAATCGCCGAATTGTATCATGACGACTTCATATTTGGATGAAGTTGATAGTGGTACAGGCGAGAGTGGATATCTAGATATTTATGATAAAAACCCAGATGGTATTGCTGTTCCTACGGTCTGTTCAAGTCCTTTCCAATCTCATAAAAGGTTTAAGATCAATATGCAGCCAGCATCAGTTTTTGCTTTTGATGAATTTACTAGATATGGTAAGCCTATTGATCTTGTTTTTAACCTTGATACTGAAGATAACAGTACAGCAGCTAGAAGATACCAGGTATTTTCAAAGATCAATAACTATACGGACATGAGACTGGATGGTTACATGATTGAACTGTTGGATGAAAATGGAACAAAAGTAACCGCTGACAATAAAATAAAATTTTCATTGGATATAAGTACAAAAGAGTCTGACGAGAGCGGATATGAAGCTGTATTCGCACATGGTTTGTGGGGACCAAAAGATACAAAACATGAACCACCTCATTTTGAAACAGATGGTTTCTTTAGCAGTGTAAGAGCAGGTTTTGTTCAAGAAGGGAACGATACTCAGGAACTAATAGGTGGACCAGATACACTGGGTAGTAACTATGTAGATCTCTTTGGCATTTGGTTGCCATCCAAATGGGTACCGTATGGTATCTTCTGGGATGATGATAATGATCCGACAACCGATGCTGAACTTGTAGCGTTTTGGGGTACAACACCAGTAGAAGCAAATGATCCAAACGCAGTTCCTGCTTGGCATAAAGGACAGGCTGATGGATGGGCTGAACCTTCAGCAGAAGAGTTGCTTACATGGATGGCTGATCCGCTCTATAGCCTAGGTAAGATTGAAGATACTCTGAACTTGGGACCAAATTATGTAGTGGAAGTTGGACAAAATAGTACAATTGGTAAGACATTTACTATTCGTATTACTCCACGAGTTGCCCCAGACGCTAATCAGACAGCGCCAAGTTATATTGATGCAAATGGTGACTATATCATGCCACCAACTGATTACAATGGTACAGTAGCAAAGCTTGTCATTAGCCCGGCACCAGAGTTTACTATAGGTGCAGATCTATCTGTGGGTGTTGCAGATACTAATGTAACTGGAGCTTCTCCTGATGTAAACGATACGATAGTTGTTGTCATTACAGCAGACAGTGGTGATGAAGAAAACTTAACACTCACAGAGACAGATGTGAACAGCTCTATATTTGTGGGATCTATTGGAACTGATGCGAACAGTGTTACGGCAGATGGAACTGTAAATGTAGTGAATGGTACTGTTGTAACAGCGACATATGGAGCATTAACCGCAACAACTACAGCAACAGATGGAACAACGGTCACACCTCCTCCTTCAGATGATCTTAACCCGAGCAGTGGTGGTGGAGGTTGTACATACAACCCTAACAGTAAGAACTTTGATATGATGTTCCTAGTGATGATGGCTCTTGGACTTCTCTATCCATTCAGAAGAAGATTTATCAAATAA
- the mrtJ gene encoding JDVT-CTERM system glutamic-type intramembrane protease MrtJ: MNKIHKQFGAAVLAAPLFVLLHNTIFQQQLLDLQLVSFDMRSLLFLIIFYPVVEELAFRGVIQEYIAAKTKEYPSFFYLSIANIVTSLLFVAMHFVHHTPLWAMLVFIPSLVFGYFKEQYGHIGASIFLHMFYNACSLFLIL; encoded by the coding sequence GTGAATAAAATACACAAACAATTTGGAGCGGCTGTCCTGGCTGCTCCACTATTTGTACTTCTTCATAACACTATATTTCAACAACAACTACTTGATCTGCAGTTAGTCTCTTTTGATATGAGATCACTTTTATTTCTGATAATTTTTTATCCGGTAGTGGAGGAGTTGGCTTTTCGTGGAGTGATCCAGGAGTACATAGCTGCGAAGACAAAAGAATATCCATCTTTCTTTTATCTATCCATAGCGAACATTGTGACTTCACTGCTCTTTGTTGCAATGCATTTCGTACATCATACACCTCTCTGGGCAATGCTTGTGTTTATACCGTCTTTGGTCTTTGGGTATTTTAAAGAGCAGTACGGGCACATAGGTGCCAGTATCTTTCTTCACATGTTTTATAATGCGTGCTCTTTGTTTTTGATCTTGTAG
- the crcB gene encoding fluoride efflux transporter CrcB: MTSLATIIAVASGGAIGATLRLLINGAVNKHFVHALPLGTLAVNFIGSLIIGMLFAYFHLNTSLTPHVKTFLVTGILGALTTYSTFAIESFFLLEAGHYLHAFANMALNLFGTILLAGIGYLLILQISK, encoded by the coding sequence ATGACGAGTTTAGCAACAATCATTGCAGTCGCTAGCGGTGGTGCCATAGGGGCAACACTGAGACTTCTGATCAACGGAGCGGTCAATAAGCATTTTGTACATGCACTTCCCTTAGGGACATTGGCAGTCAATTTTATAGGAAGTCTGATCATAGGTATGCTTTTTGCTTACTTCCATCTAAACACTTCACTCACTCCCCATGTTAAAACCTTTTTGGTGACAGGGATACTCGGTGCACTGACCACCTACTCTACCTTTGCTATAGAGAGCTTCTTCTTACTTGAAGCCGGTCATTATCTGCATGCCTTTGCCAACATGGCTCTTAACCTTTTTGGTACCATACTGCTTGCAGGTATAGGATACCTTCTCATACTACAAATTTCAAAATAG